The Microbacterium maritypicum genome contains a region encoding:
- a CDS encoding LacI family DNA-binding transcriptional regulator, whose translation MSTIADVASRAGVSKATASRALSGRGYVSEATRQRVESAARDLSYVAHSSATSLATGRTQTVGIVMPPVDRWFFAELLAGVQESLFALDYDLSLYGVPEGSKTRERLFESVLPGRRFDGIIAVGIQPSAHELERLKRTGRPLVSVGPYSDGSSAVSIDDTAAARIATEHLIELGHTDIAFVGGSTDTAELSFGDAQRLEGYRGALQAAGLAAHARVAGAAPTMPGGYTAAAGLLGDRRRRPTAIVGVCDEAAIGAIIAARRLGIAVPTELSVVGIDDHEHADMFALTTIGQSPRDQGHEAVRLLTRQMEHPDAPLELVDAASALVVRSSTAPPR comes from the coding sequence ATGAGCACGATCGCGGATGTCGCGTCACGTGCAGGCGTATCGAAGGCCACCGCCAGTCGCGCCCTGAGCGGCCGCGGATACGTGTCCGAGGCGACCCGGCAGCGCGTCGAGAGCGCAGCTCGCGATCTCTCCTATGTCGCGCACTCCTCCGCCACGAGCTTGGCGACAGGACGCACCCAGACCGTGGGCATCGTCATGCCACCCGTGGACCGGTGGTTCTTCGCCGAGCTGCTCGCCGGGGTGCAGGAGTCGCTGTTCGCCCTCGACTACGACCTTTCGCTGTACGGCGTCCCCGAGGGGTCGAAGACCAGGGAGCGGCTGTTCGAGAGCGTGCTTCCCGGGAGGCGCTTCGACGGGATCATCGCCGTCGGCATCCAGCCGAGCGCTCACGAGCTCGAGCGGCTGAAGCGAACAGGACGACCGCTCGTCAGCGTCGGTCCGTACAGCGACGGCTCGAGCGCCGTGTCGATCGATGACACGGCGGCCGCGCGCATCGCCACCGAGCACCTCATCGAACTCGGACACACCGACATCGCCTTCGTCGGCGGCTCGACGGACACCGCGGAGCTGAGCTTCGGCGACGCCCAGCGTCTCGAGGGGTACCGCGGCGCACTGCAGGCCGCAGGACTCGCGGCGCATGCACGCGTGGCCGGCGCCGCCCCGACCATGCCGGGCGGCTACACGGCTGCGGCGGGGCTGCTCGGCGACCGGCGACGGCGTCCGACGGCCATCGTCGGGGTGTGCGACGAAGCCGCGATCGGCGCGATCATCGCCGCCCGGCGACTGGGAATCGCCGTGCCGACCGAGCTGAGCGTCGTCGGCATCGACGACCACGAGCACGCGGACATGTTCGCCCTGACCACGATCGGGCAGTCGCCACGCGACCAGGGACACGAGGCGGTGCGCCTGCTGACGCGGCAAATGGAACACCCCGATGCTCCGCTCGAACTCGTCGACGCGGCCTCCGCCCTCGTGGTGCGCAGCTCCACGGCTCCCCCGCGCTGA